The following are encoded together in the Chloroflexota bacterium genome:
- a CDS encoding M23 family metallopeptidase, with the protein MAAQILVARTREESRDVHPAAACALGAAAVIGVLPAMTVLLAASLFLAAVFGPFGTGVAGIDHGSPGWRQQVEPDSLIVGEEPPRTWLWPVVGRMTTHYGGCTAAMCPHWGIDIAAQLGTPVRAAADGVITTIGWDPDGYGHFIVLDHGSGWQTLYAHLQPGTLSGYGMTIRMAVHRGDAIGGLGSSGASTGPHLHFEVRQNGAHVDPTRILGA; encoded by the coding sequence ATGGCGGCGCAGATCTTGGTCGCGCGCACGCGGGAGGAATCGCGCGACGTGCATCCTGCGGCCGCGTGTGCACTCGGGGCAGCTGCGGTGATAGGTGTGCTGCCTGCGATGACCGTGTTACTGGCCGCGTCTCTTTTCCTGGCCGCCGTGTTTGGGCCCTTCGGCACAGGCGTGGCAGGGATCGACCACGGCTCGCCGGGTTGGCGTCAACAGGTCGAACCCGACTCATTGATCGTCGGCGAGGAACCTCCCCGGACTTGGCTGTGGCCGGTGGTTGGGCGCATGACCACGCATTACGGAGGCTGCACGGCCGCCATGTGTCCTCACTGGGGCATCGATATCGCGGCTCAGCTCGGCACGCCGGTGCGGGCGGCCGCTGATGGCGTGATCACCACGATCGGCTGGGATCCTGACGGTTACGGACATTTCATCGTTCTGGACCATGGCAGTGGCTGGCAGACGCTCTATGCGCATCTCCAGCCGGGCACGTTGAGTGGCTACGGAATGACCATTCGAATGGCGGTTCACCGAGGAGATGCCATTGGCGGGCTGGGAAGCTCGGGCGCGTCGACGGGTCCGCATCTGCACTTCGAAGTTAGGCAGAACGGAGCTCACGTCGATCCGACGCGAATCCTTGGAGCCTAG
- a CDS encoding helix-turn-helix domain-containing protein has product MTPTRRRTTAADHGPRLLTVKQVADLWQLHEVRVRRMCHAGLIRHIRIGRWIRIPSHTLHEDLHALLDAGQPGPRHRPDETWTA; this is encoded by the coding sequence GTGACGCCGACCCGCCGCCGGACCACGGCCGCGGACCACGGTCCGCGATTGCTCACCGTGAAGCAGGTGGCCGACCTGTGGCAGCTCCATGAGGTACGTGTCCGCCGCATGTGCCATGCCGGGTTGATCCGCCACATCCGCATCGGTCGCTGGATCCGCATCCCCAGCCATACGCTGCACGAAGACCTGCACGCGCTGCTCGATGCCGGGCAGCCGGGGCCGAGACACCGCCCCGACGAGACTTGGACCGCATGA
- a CDS encoding ATP-binding protein encodes MSSRRLEGLDLIELVEGLFRSESSPVQQVQDAMRANGSGGRIKYRSGALPVTRFGFDLADPFPEWIACQPDHLVVQGPGPKARHLRILALRGYPREVDAGWLRWFATLKHDLDLALFVSPVDDRTIRRRLSSTERELLSEVAAGEELNPAAARASRQRLEDLEDVHEAFRARERYVRTSLVIGVAADSAESLQQATQDVEAELAGHGMSASRVVGYQQDGLHSLLPLAEDRLGRWRGLTTGPLAAAVPFHAPGLAEPGGIFLGTTVGGGHGHAPVIIDPFAERHENPHLAVLGQSGGGKSHCAKQIAFGLWLSGASLTVLDPKNEYGALARVCNGQMLKPAMASSQAINVWDLAGVSDARGFARVASGLRGFWRLALGGLSEQQRTIIDNAIEPTFRRRHIEAADPSTYGRSPPTTSDFVRLIEDRYGHDAMYGQAARDLLERLKRFTTGQLAELFNRPTNVDLSNDCTVFALRDQRADQAEILPLVYYVILLHLRNWMDREHRRRVIVVDEAWTLLGCEQGADFLLELAKTARALQTMLLLVSQDVSDLVEEPKARAILANCAATLLFRQHRTHERALREAFALSNEELAILAQARRGQGLALVGAGERVALETPAFRVDAVGARRRAGVAPKPGA; translated from the coding sequence ATGAGCAGTCGGCGCCTCGAGGGGCTCGACCTCATTGAGTTGGTCGAGGGCCTATTTCGATCGGAATCTTCGCCCGTGCAGCAAGTGCAGGATGCGATGAGAGCGAACGGCTCCGGTGGCCGAATCAAATACCGGAGCGGGGCGCTCCCGGTCACGCGTTTCGGCTTTGACCTTGCCGATCCGTTTCCGGAGTGGATCGCGTGCCAACCGGACCATCTGGTTGTCCAGGGTCCAGGGCCGAAGGCCCGCCACCTGCGCATCCTGGCGCTGCGTGGCTACCCGCGGGAAGTCGACGCCGGCTGGCTGCGCTGGTTCGCCACGCTGAAGCACGACCTCGACCTGGCGCTCTTCGTCTCGCCGGTCGACGACCGCACGATTCGCCGTCGTCTGTCCAGCACCGAGCGCGAGCTGCTCAGCGAGGTGGCAGCTGGCGAAGAACTGAACCCCGCGGCCGCCCGCGCCTCGCGTCAGCGGCTGGAAGATCTCGAAGACGTCCACGAGGCATTCCGGGCCCGCGAGCGCTACGTTCGCACCTCGCTGGTGATCGGAGTTGCTGCGGACAGTGCGGAATCCCTTCAGCAGGCCACCCAGGATGTCGAGGCGGAGCTTGCGGGACACGGAATGTCGGCCTCTCGCGTGGTCGGCTACCAGCAGGACGGCCTGCACAGCTTGCTGCCGTTGGCAGAGGATCGCCTCGGCCGCTGGCGTGGACTGACCACCGGCCCGCTGGCGGCCGCAGTTCCATTTCATGCGCCGGGTCTCGCGGAGCCCGGTGGCATCTTCCTGGGCACGACGGTGGGTGGCGGCCACGGCCATGCCCCGGTCATCATCGATCCCTTTGCCGAACGCCACGAGAATCCCCACCTCGCGGTGTTGGGCCAGAGCGGCGGCGGCAAGAGCCACTGCGCCAAGCAGATCGCCTTTGGGTTGTGGCTCTCAGGGGCCAGCCTCACCGTCCTCGACCCCAAGAATGAATACGGCGCCCTCGCCCGAGTCTGCAACGGACAGATGCTCAAGCCGGCGATGGCGTCGTCGCAGGCCATCAACGTCTGGGACCTGGCCGGCGTGAGCGACGCCCGCGGCTTCGCACGGGTGGCGAGCGGCCTGCGCGGATTCTGGCGGCTGGCCCTCGGGGGTCTCAGCGAGCAGCAGCGGACCATCATCGACAACGCCATCGAGCCCACCTTCCGAAGACGGCACATTGAGGCGGCCGATCCGTCGACTTACGGCCGGTCGCCACCCACCACATCCGACTTCGTGAGGCTCATCGAGGATCGATATGGCCACGACGCCATGTACGGCCAAGCCGCGCGAGATCTGCTGGAGCGGCTGAAGCGCTTTACGACCGGGCAGTTGGCCGAGCTCTTCAATCGTCCAACCAACGTCGATCTGAGCAACGACTGCACGGTGTTTGCCCTGCGCGACCAGCGGGCCGACCAGGCCGAGATTCTGCCGCTGGTCTACTACGTGATCCTGCTCCATCTCCGAAACTGGATGGATCGCGAGCACCGGCGGCGCGTGATCGTGGTGGACGAGGCGTGGACGCTGCTCGGCTGCGAGCAGGGCGCCGACTTCCTTCTTGAGTTGGCCAAGACGGCGCGGGCGTTGCAGACCATGCTGCTGCTGGTGTCGCAGGATGTCTCCGACCTCGTCGAGGAGCCGAAGGCGCGCGCGATCCTCGCGAACTGCGCCGCGACTCTGTTATTCCGCCAACATCGGACGCACGAGCGGGCGTTGCGCGAGGCCTTTGCCCTGAGCAACGAAGAGCTCGCCATCCTCGCGCAGGCGCGTCGCGGTCAAGGGCTGGCGCTCGTTGGCGCCGGCGAGCGGGTGGCGTTGGAGACACCGGCGTTTAGGGTGGATGCAGTGGGCGCGCGCCGTCGCGCCGGTGTCGCGCCCAAGCCCGGCGCCTAG
- a CDS encoding replication-relaxation family protein, with translation MPAQHPFARQLQVLRVLRLHRYLSVEQIAALVFTTSSRRACQACCTKLHRKGYVHRFELTRGGLGGGRSSYIYALAPAGAQVLSQAADIPIVDIPVDPDAPTAKSVFVHHQLAANRCLVAVWQASRQSPGTHVHQWTSDPFSRVRYLPRGAKLQRSVHPDAIVMLQVHDREHWAFLEIDRGTQPLKRYAAKVRRYARFWLSKTWPSVYPMFPALRVVSITATRAAAIAELATDVIDQFDQLPYERLRNGMYVAATSEAELVADPFGAIWRPAYGPRDARHAWCVDGPSASAGPSLGASAGD, from the coding sequence ATGCCCGCCCAGCACCCCTTCGCCCGGCAACTTCAAGTCCTGCGGGTGCTTCGTCTTCACCGCTATCTCTCCGTGGAGCAGATTGCCGCCCTCGTCTTCACCACCTCCAGCCGGCGCGCCTGTCAGGCCTGTTGCACCAAGCTCCATCGCAAAGGCTACGTTCACCGCTTTGAACTCACTCGTGGTGGTCTTGGTGGTGGTCGTTCCAGTTACATCTATGCACTCGCCCCTGCAGGCGCTCAGGTGCTCTCCCAGGCTGCCGACATTCCGATCGTGGACATCCCCGTAGATCCCGATGCTCCCACCGCCAAATCAGTCTTCGTGCATCACCAGCTCGCTGCCAATCGTTGTCTCGTGGCTGTTTGGCAAGCCTCTAGGCAGAGTCCCGGAACCCACGTCCACCAGTGGACCTCAGACCCCTTCAGTCGCGTGCGGTACCTGCCACGGGGAGCGAAGCTCCAGCGGAGCGTGCATCCCGACGCCATCGTCATGTTGCAGGTCCATGATCGTGAGCACTGGGCGTTCCTGGAGATCGACCGGGGGACCCAGCCCCTGAAGCGCTATGCCGCCAAGGTCCGGCGCTACGCCCGCTTCTGGCTCTCCAAGACCTGGCCGTCCGTCTACCCGATGTTCCCGGCCTTGCGGGTGGTGAGCATCACGGCGACGCGGGCGGCGGCGATCGCGGAACTGGCGACGGATGTCATCGACCAGTTCGACCAGTTGCCCTACGAGCGCCTACGGAACGGGATGTACGTGGCGGCGACCTCGGAGGCGGAGCTGGTGGCCGATCCATTCGGGGCCATCTGGCGGCCGGCCTACGGTCCCCGCGATGCCAGGCACGCGTGGTGCGTCGACGGCCCCTCGGCGTCCGCAGGCCCGTCCTTAGGCGCCTCTGCGGGCGACTGA
- a CDS encoding helix-turn-helix transcriptional regulator, translated as MSLRMRYLFATVRKSDNTAYTVEEVAHGTGVSLTYLRNMLAGRQDNPSRKVIAAIARFFRVSPAYFFDMDGESNAEREAPASEIEVALRSADRLGPEGRQILLDMIRLAQRIVGQRSPDS; from the coding sequence ATGTCCCTGCGCATGCGCTATCTGTTTGCCACGGTTCGCAAGTCCGATAACACCGCCTACACCGTCGAGGAGGTCGCGCACGGAACCGGCGTCTCCCTGACCTACCTTCGCAACATGCTGGCCGGACGCCAGGACAATCCCAGCCGAAAGGTCATCGCTGCAATTGCCCGCTTCTTTCGCGTCTCGCCCGCCTATTTCTTTGACATGGATGGCGAGAGCAACGCGGAGCGTGAGGCACCGGCATCCGAGATCGAGGTGGCCCTTCGATCGGCCGATCGCCTGGGGCCGGAAGGGCGGCAAATCCTGCTTGACATGATTCGACTCGCCCAGCGGATTGTGGGGCAACGCAGTCCGGACTCGTGA
- a CDS encoding HAD family hydrolase produces the protein MADQRQVSGNPTSVAAVVFDLFNTLTAPIDDLVFRSSLKEMARAVGTGPVAFTQGWLDLWRQLFDGTLPTTEAGVRAVCDAIGVPVHAEAISEAVKIRAEFLRGTLRPRVDAVATLTQLRALGLRTALISNCSPGVPVLRPTTPYADVMGLPLFSCVEGLLKPDPAIFLRACQRLDVDPQACVYVGDGGDHELTSAESVGMRAVLITTPEERTAAYDSERASWRGEAIEALSKLSGLTTGAEAAAD, from the coding sequence ATGGCTGATCAGCGTCAAGTATCAGGTAACCCGACATCCGTGGCGGCGGTAGTCTTCGACCTCTTCAACACGCTCACCGCCCCGATCGACGATTTGGTGTTCCGATCATCGCTCAAGGAGATGGCCCGTGCCGTCGGCACGGGCCCCGTCGCCTTCACGCAGGGCTGGCTCGACCTATGGCGGCAGCTATTCGATGGCACATTGCCGACGACCGAGGCTGGTGTGCGGGCCGTATGCGACGCGATCGGAGTTCCGGTCCATGCGGAGGCCATCAGCGAGGCAGTGAAGATTCGCGCCGAGTTCTTACGGGGCACCCTGCGACCGCGGGTGGACGCAGTTGCCACGCTGACTCAGCTGCGCGCGCTGGGCCTCCGAACGGCGCTGATTAGCAACTGCTCGCCTGGCGTGCCCGTCCTTCGGCCCACGACGCCGTACGCCGACGTGATGGGCCTACCGTTGTTCTCCTGCGTGGAGGGACTGCTCAAGCCCGATCCCGCCATCTTCTTGCGCGCCTGCCAACGTCTCGACGTGGACCCGCAGGCCTGCGTGTACGTTGGCGACGGAGGCGATCATGAGTTAACAAGCGCTGAGAGCGTTGGGATGCGGGCGGTCCTGATTACGACCCCAGAGGAAAGGACCGCTGCATACGATTCAGAACGAGCCTCATGGCGGGGAGAAGCGATCGAAGCGCTCAGCAAACTCTCAGGTCTCACCACCGGAGCGGAAGCCGCCGCCGATTGA
- a CDS encoding LuxR C-terminal-related transcriptional regulator produces the protein MRVLVLATVPDTANRVRCQLEDQPSIEVIGIVHSADAAVVACARRRVDVVVTVSEAQATRTRLLQRAISIRTRYPATRVVVALHSKQRLWDTLLTRPDGLLAATAPSQEVHEVVGGAAAGHVTIGQSVRDAFFNACAPAGEQPEMVLEELTPRQTEIISAGARGLTSREIADQLHIAVNTVDKALTVIYRKLGTRNRAEACLIAARRGLVR, from the coding sequence GTGCGTGTGCTGGTGCTGGCTACGGTTCCAGACACGGCCAACAGGGTTCGATGCCAGTTGGAGGATCAACCGTCGATTGAGGTGATCGGGATTGTGCACAGTGCCGATGCGGCGGTCGTCGCGTGCGCACGTCGCCGCGTTGACGTCGTGGTGACAGTGTCCGAGGCGCAGGCCACCCGTACCCGGCTATTGCAACGGGCGATTTCGATCCGGACCCGCTACCCGGCCACCCGAGTAGTTGTGGCGCTACACAGCAAGCAGCGCCTGTGGGACACGCTGCTGACGAGGCCCGACGGCCTGCTGGCCGCCACGGCTCCATCGCAGGAAGTGCACGAGGTTGTGGGCGGCGCCGCCGCTGGGCACGTCACCATCGGGCAGTCCGTGCGCGATGCTTTCTTCAACGCGTGCGCGCCTGCCGGTGAGCAACCTGAAATGGTCCTGGAAGAGCTCACGCCGCGCCAGACCGAAATCATATCCGCCGGTGCCCGTGGCCTGACGTCGCGTGAGATCGCGGACCAATTGCATATCGCCGTGAATACCGTGGACAAGGCTCTCACGGTGATCTACCGGAAGCTCGGCACCCGGAATCGAGCCGAGGCCTGTCTGATCGCCGCACGGCGCGGACTAGTTCGCTAG
- a CDS encoding ImmA/IrrE family metallo-endopeptidase — protein MNALLEARTLLCKLGLSGCHFNRDLFLERLESRIEIKVVAVPDSRLPAGGISGARITTDGSHVVFYPAGASHRLQLAVICHECAHLVLDHTSRSVNDVLAGTNTSSPNDELAAEALGAALVHFAERPERLRSLVEGVGLQGESQGHRELRASLRDFFRPHAPRNS, from the coding sequence GTGAACGCGCTGCTCGAGGCGCGGACGCTGTTGTGCAAGCTGGGACTCAGTGGCTGCCACTTCAATCGCGATCTCTTCCTGGAGCGGCTGGAGTCGCGTATTGAGATCAAGGTCGTCGCAGTGCCGGACTCTCGATTGCCGGCCGGTGGAATCTCCGGCGCGCGAATCACAACCGACGGATCCCACGTGGTGTTCTATCCCGCCGGCGCCTCCCACCGACTGCAACTGGCAGTCATCTGCCACGAGTGCGCTCACCTGGTGCTCGACCACACCAGCCGATCCGTCAATGATGTTCTCGCCGGGACCAACACATCGTCGCCCAACGACGAACTCGCCGCCGAAGCGTTAGGGGCCGCCCTCGTGCACTTCGCCGAACGGCCGGAGCGGCTACGGTCGCTCGTAGAGGGCGTGGGTCTGCAGGGAGAAAGCCAAGGGCACCGGGAATTACGCGCGAGTCTTCGAGACTTCTTTAGACCACACGCACCGCGTAATTCTTAG
- a CDS encoding AAA family ATPase: MSDQGTSLPIRVHLCLLRAAEIQEVRAAMAQRPAGQLELAGLSTDGADAAAHVAASQPDVVIVGTELFPEDADNGLLVFLTDLQAQGTRAIVLIEVWHDGMNDDLERLPAVDAVHYRPVDAAEVIGRAWTLGCATRAAQQRARQHETAAAEQLAERLAVPPAGRSIVCLTARKGGIGKDTLASNLAWAIAERNVPVLLMGSDPKDDLAAYCGVDATPGVAAFLRQPNRDGFQAGLQRFRNFHVMVGLADDHLAAQWNARFEREEPNLIRELLVTARDFPYGAVVVTLPTEYGHWRFQPLARADRILYVVTPAQADIVNAIRDITMVRRDIGPEFMPEDRLFLLLNRVRPRDRRRVSEIAKLVAEGVGFEIPVIGVIPDAHPYVGVAQSRGELPHSWMIDELEAFRSAIDEVAERLGLMQSRPPHPGSGPGGLRAVLRRVVRSFASVPEAACEVQP; this comes from the coding sequence GTGAGCGATCAGGGGACCAGCCTGCCGATCCGGGTACACCTGTGTCTGCTGCGCGCCGCCGAGATTCAGGAGGTCCGTGCCGCCATGGCCCAGCGGCCGGCCGGCCAACTCGAGCTGGCCGGCCTCTCCACGGATGGCGCCGACGCCGCGGCCCACGTAGCGGCGAGCCAGCCCGACGTTGTCATCGTCGGGACCGAGCTATTCCCCGAGGACGCCGACAACGGCTTGCTGGTGTTCTTGACCGATCTTCAAGCACAGGGCACGCGCGCAATAGTGCTCATCGAGGTTTGGCACGACGGCATGAACGACGACCTAGAGCGCTTGCCAGCCGTCGATGCCGTGCACTATCGGCCCGTCGACGCCGCCGAGGTGATCGGACGGGCCTGGACGCTCGGTTGCGCCACACGGGCCGCGCAGCAGCGGGCACGACAGCATGAGACGGCCGCCGCCGAGCAATTGGCGGAGCGATTGGCCGTGCCGCCGGCGGGGCGATCGATCGTCTGCCTCACGGCGCGCAAGGGAGGGATTGGCAAGGACACCCTCGCCTCCAACCTGGCCTGGGCGATCGCCGAGCGCAACGTGCCGGTCCTACTGATGGGGAGCGATCCCAAGGATGACTTAGCGGCCTACTGCGGGGTCGATGCGACTCCCGGCGTCGCGGCGTTTCTGCGCCAGCCCAATCGTGACGGTTTTCAGGCGGGTCTACAGAGATTCCGCAACTTTCATGTGATGGTCGGCCTGGCCGACGACCACCTAGCCGCGCAGTGGAACGCGCGCTTCGAGCGCGAAGAGCCGAACCTGATCCGCGAGCTGCTGGTCACGGCGCGTGACTTTCCCTATGGAGCCGTGGTGGTCACCCTGCCCACCGAATACGGCCACTGGCGGTTCCAGCCGCTGGCGCGGGCGGATCGCATTCTCTACGTGGTCACTCCGGCACAGGCCGACATCGTCAATGCCATTCGCGATATCACGATGGTCCGCCGCGACATTGGGCCGGAATTCATGCCTGAGGACCGGCTATTCCTATTGCTGAACCGCGTTCGACCCCGCGACCGCCGCCGCGTCTCAGAAATCGCCAAGCTGGTTGCCGAGGGCGTGGGATTCGAGATCCCAGTCATCGGGGTGATCCCGGACGCACATCCCTACGTGGGGGTGGCCCAGAGTCGCGGTGAGCTCCCGCACAGCTGGATGATCGACGAGCTCGAGGCCTTTCGCTCGGCCATCGACGAGGTGGCCGAGCGCCTGGGGCTCATGCAGTCGAGGCCCCCGCATCCTGGAAGCGGCCCCGGCGGACTGCGTGCCGTGCTGCGCCGCGTCGTGCGGAGTTTTGCCTCCGTGCCCGAGGCGGCGTGCGAGGTGCAGCCGTGA
- a CDS encoding phosphotransferase: protein MPRHVRSEIERWLGGAVVGAVTQPTGFTPGVAARLTVDDGRRLFVKAAGPEPNTATPKAHKSEINIVTALPRAAPVPRLLWSHDEGEGGWVVRAFEDVDGHHPMQPWRIDELDRVVAALEELSTLLTPAPLPAAVNGRARDNFSRGWRQLLDERSSLLEYLDGWSRRHIQTLVAIEETIGPALEGDTLLNHDIRADNILLAPDRVWFVDWPHAFVGPSWLDAVGFAPSVTMQGGPPPEAVISRHSACRHANRDALTAAVVALAGFFTHRAVQPPPPGLPTVRAFQDAQGVVAREWAAQRTGLT, encoded by the coding sequence ATGCCTAGGCACGTCCGTAGCGAGATCGAACGGTGGCTGGGTGGTGCGGTCGTCGGCGCAGTTACTCAGCCCACCGGCTTTACACCTGGGGTGGCAGCGCGGCTGACCGTGGACGACGGCCGCCGATTATTCGTCAAGGCGGCCGGTCCCGAGCCCAACACGGCCACGCCTAAGGCGCACAAGAGCGAGATCAATATAGTGACCGCTCTACCTCGTGCCGCACCCGTCCCGCGGTTGCTGTGGTCCCACGACGAGGGAGAGGGCGGTTGGGTCGTGCGGGCCTTCGAGGACGTGGACGGTCACCACCCGATGCAACCGTGGCGAATCGACGAGCTAGACCGCGTGGTCGCAGCCTTGGAGGAGCTCAGCACCCTGCTGACTCCAGCACCGCTGCCAGCCGCTGTGAACGGGAGGGCCCGCGACAACTTCTCTCGAGGCTGGCGTCAACTCCTCGATGAGCGCTCGTCCCTGCTGGAGTACTTGGATGGGTGGTCGCGCCGTCACATTCAAACTCTGGTGGCGATCGAAGAGACGATCGGGCCTGCGCTGGAGGGCGATACACTGCTGAACCACGACATCCGCGCAGACAACATCTTGCTCGCGCCCGACCGTGTCTGGTTCGTTGACTGGCCCCATGCCTTTGTCGGTCCTTCGTGGTTGGACGCCGTCGGCTTTGCGCCCAGCGTGACGATGCAGGGTGGTCCACCTCCCGAGGCGGTGATCTCCCGGCACTCCGCATGTCGCCACGCCAATCGTGACGCTCTTACGGCGGCGGTTGTGGCGCTGGCCGGATTCTTCACCCACCGGGCCGTGCAGCCACCACCGCCCGGCCTACCCACGGTGCGCGCGTTCCAGGACGCGCAGGGCGTAGTGGCACGCGAGTGGGCCGCCCAACGCACAGGGCTCACTTGA
- a CDS encoding tyrosine-type recombinase/integrase — protein sequence MDRTGARPIDLRIPILGPMHTPRPPHASPPLADLGESFLLHLQASRRSRGTIVMYTRILDRFTRFLEAQLGHAPTGDALSRHAARGYLVHLQQQPRFVDVPERCGGKLAPATLNQHARALRAFARWLWDEGITPEHRLERLRLPKVPQAEIQPLTAAEVERLLAVFDPRKTYDRRTAAIVGLLVDTGMRTGELVALRHGDVNLHIGELRVVGKGEKSRVVVAGRRALSLLRRYLHHRPPGLGQSSDRLFVTASGRALDTAQVSHIVRRLRRRTRIPRLYAHLLRHTFAVHFLRNGGNPLTLQRLLGHASLATTNRYVTLATGDLVEAHRRSSPLDNL from the coding sequence ATGGATCGGACGGGCGCTCGCCCGATCGACCTGCGGATCCCCATCCTGGGACCCATGCACACGCCGCGGCCGCCGCACGCCAGCCCACCCCTGGCCGACCTTGGCGAGTCCTTCCTGCTGCACCTCCAGGCCTCCCGCCGCAGCCGCGGCACCATCGTGATGTACACGCGCATCCTGGACCGCTTCACGCGGTTCCTGGAGGCGCAGTTGGGGCACGCGCCCACGGGCGACGCGCTCAGCCGCCACGCGGCCCGAGGCTACCTGGTGCACCTGCAGCAGCAACCGCGCTTCGTCGACGTGCCGGAGCGGTGCGGCGGGAAGCTGGCGCCGGCCACCCTCAACCAGCACGCGCGCGCCCTGCGCGCCTTCGCCCGCTGGCTGTGGGACGAGGGCATCACGCCGGAGCACCGGCTGGAGCGACTGCGACTCCCCAAGGTGCCGCAGGCCGAGATCCAACCGCTGACCGCCGCCGAGGTGGAACGGCTGCTGGCGGTGTTCGATCCGCGCAAGACCTACGACCGGCGCACGGCGGCGATCGTGGGACTCCTGGTGGACACCGGCATGCGGACCGGCGAACTCGTGGCCCTGCGCCACGGGGACGTCAATCTCCACATCGGCGAGTTGCGGGTGGTGGGCAAGGGGGAGAAGTCCCGCGTGGTGGTGGCGGGGCGCCGCGCCCTGAGCCTGCTGCGGCGCTATCTGCATCACCGCCCGCCCGGCCTGGGCCAATCCAGCGACCGGCTCTTCGTGACGGCCTCGGGACGGGCGCTGGACACCGCGCAGGTCAGCCACATCGTGCGCCGGCTGCGTCGCCGCACCCGCATCCCGCGGCTCTATGCCCACCTGCTGCGGCACACCTTCGCGGTGCACTTCCTGCGCAACGGCGGCAACCCGTTGACGCTGCAGCGGCTGCTGGGGCACGCCTCGCTGGCGACCACCAACCGCTACGTGACGCTGGCGACGGGCGACCTGGTGGAGGCCCACCGACGCAGCAGCCCACTCGACAATCTCTAG